One Microplitis mediator isolate UGA2020A chromosome 3, iyMicMedi2.1, whole genome shotgun sequence DNA segment encodes these proteins:
- the LOC130665488 gene encoding trypsin-like, which translates to MMFKSVIFSVFSTILAGIFLKSIICIQACCDHDNQFEDLFDDIREHYYSPSIVPDKVPYLVSIQLNGIHICSGVIITSWEILTLGQCAYPFVSPSTHKLISIYIGSTNRYKGGSTYKVSSVRVHSSFRLSNHTIPAWDIATIRLSERIIFDDTRNQACIGLKNTGKSTIIDKDATVAEWADNNMLSLDNSLLIEWKIISDEQCNNYYSFMGNKVASAARICAVKTSNIRNDVKMCPGDLGNPLMIDGKLIGIKMWRMGCNFPDSPVLYRNVRDYFDWIDNHTDGALC; encoded by the exons ATGATGTTTAAGTCAGTGATCTTTTCTGTTTTTTCTACCATTTTAgcag gtatatttttaaaatctataatttGTATACAGGCATGTTGCGATCATGATAATCAATTTGAAGACTTATTTGACGACATCAGAGAACATTATTATTCTCCCAGTATAGTGCCTGATAAAGTGCCTTATTTAGTTAGTATACAATTGAATGGTATCCATATTTGCAGTGGTGTAATTATTACATCATGGGAAATTTTAACATTGGGACAATGTGCCTACCCTTTTGTATCTCCATCAACTCATAAATTGATTTCAATTTACATTGGAAGTACAAATCGTTATAAAGGTGGCTCTACGTATAAAGTTTCATCTGTTAGAGTACATTCATCATTTAGATTAAGTAATCATACAATACCAGCTTGGGATATTGCAACAATTCGTCTTTCAGAACGTATTATTTTTGATGACACTCGTAATCAAGCTTgtattggattaaaaaatactgGCAAATCAACAATAATAGATAAGGATGCCACTGTTGCTGAGTGGGCTGATAACAATATGTTGTCATTAGATAATTCACTTTTAATTGAatggaaaattatttctgatgaacagtgtaataattattattcatttatggGTAATAAGGTGGCAAGTGCTGCACGGATTTGTGCAGTTAAGACTAGTAATATACGTAATGATGTTAAAATGTGTCCTGGTGATTTAGGAAATCCTCTGATGATCGATGGTAAACTTATTGGTATTAAAATGTGGCGGATGGGTTGTAATTTTCCCGATTCACCAGTACTTTATCGAAATGTCAGAGACTATTTTGATTGGATTGATAACCATACTGACGGAGCTTTATGCTAA
- the LOC130665019 gene encoding translin, translating to MAEVARIFNSFQDYLNYEQELREEIRVIVRKLEKCSRDILMILQNIHNENPMEEDIIVSQYCAKAREHFETVRQYYGELEKLVPNDQYYRFHDQWRYVTQRLCFLVSLIIYLEVKTLVTKETVAEFLGIKSNREEGFHLDIEEFLMGLLELSAELTRFAVNSVTCGDYNRPIEIARFVNELNAGFRLLNLKNDNLRKRFDALKYDVKKIEEVVYDLSIRGLKPTGQPTPQVQ from the exons atggcaGAAGTTGCAagaatatttaattcatttcaAGATTATTTGAACTATGAACAAGAATTACGTGag GAAATACGTGTTATCGTAAGAAAACTTGAAAAGTGTTCTCGCGATATTTTgatgattttacaaaatatccACAATGAAAATCCAATGGAAGAAGACATTA TTGTATCACAGTATTGCGCAAAAGCAAGAGAACATTTTGAAACTGTTCGTCAGTATTATGGTGAATTAGAAAAACTGGTTCCAAATGATCAATATTATAGATTTCATGATCAATGGCGTTATGTTACACAAAGATTATGTTTTCTAGTATCTTTAATCATTTATCTAGAGGTCAAAACACTTGTTACCAAAGAAACAGTAGCTGAGTTTCTTGGAA tcaaaaGCAACCGCGAAGAAGGTTTTCATTTAGATATCGAAGAATTTCTTATGGGTCTACTTGAATTATCTGCTGAATTa ACACGTTTTGCAGTAAACAGCGTAACATGTGGTGATTACAATCGACCAATTGAGATCGCTCGTTTTGTAAATGAGTTGAATGCTGGTTTTcgattgttaaatttaaagaacGACAATTTAAGAAAACGTTTCGATGCTTTGAAGTATgacgtcaaaaaaattgaagaagtTGTTTACGATTTAAGTATTCGGGGATTGAAGCCAACTGGTCAACCAACTCCACaggttcaataa
- the LOC130665489 gene encoding frizzled-like, giving the protein MTTRNEMLNLVIGISVILGCIITEGGTAAIEVREELEHHNRCEPININLCLNLPYNETVMPNLFNHQDQGDAGQDMHMYAPLVKAHCSSDIRVFLCSMYVPVCTSFKKAIPPCRSVCKRAKAGCNQFLRNFRLRWPSDLKCSKFPVYSDPDKLCIEFTPNLGFRINKSLP; this is encoded by the exons atgacaacgaGAAACGAGATGCTGAATCTAGTTATCGGAATTAGTGTAATTCTTGGCTGTATTATAACTGAAGGGGGAACAGCAGCAATAGAAGTACGAGAAGAATTGGAACATCATAATAGATGTGAACCaataaacattaatttatGTTTGAATTTGCCTTACAATGAAACAGTAATGCCAAATTTGTTTAATCATCAAGACCAGGGAGATGCTGGTCAGGATATGCATATGTATGCACCGCTGGTAAAAGCACACTGTAGCTCTGATATACGTGTTTTCTTGTGTTCGATGTATGTACCAGTTTGTACTAGTTTTAAAAAAGCAATACCACCTTGTCGTTCTGTCTGCAAACGTGCTAAAGCAGGGTGCAATCAGTTCTTAAGAAACTTTAGATTGCGTTGGCCATCGGATTTAAAGTGCTCGAAATTTCCAGTCTATAGTGATCCTGATAAATTATGTATTG agtTCACGCCGAATTTAGGATTTCGTATAAATAAATCGCTGCCATGA
- the LOC130665017 gene encoding glyoxylate/hydroxypyruvate reductase A-like, which yields MNRVVVYTSMSILAQHIQKIMPELEFININPDNSVESLELDNVEIMIADCRYLPKIKNKLNNIKWIQSISAGVEQLVELRDEKNINFVVTRFVDDVYGIDMAEYIVMQIVAHERRQKEEYERLKSAVWPNNSMFVARRLISQMNIGIMGVGNIGKVVAKSLKNFGAKIWGLKRTVPTIKEPYIDEYRTTNLLPEFLSNCDYIINIMPATPETDGLLNGDVLKNCKENNTIFINVGRGNIIKESDLVTALENKWIAAAILDVFEVEPLPPTSKLWTMPQVTITPHNACTVRPEGIAKLFKNNYEKYIKGEPLPNILDFKRGY from the exons atgaacCGTGTTGTTGTTTATACTTCAATGTCAATATTAGCACAacatattcaaaaaataatgccagaacttgaatttataaatattaatccag ATAACAGTGTTGAGTCATTGGAATTGGATAATGTTGAGATAATGATAGCAGATTGTCGATATTtaccgaaaataaaaaacaaattaaataatataaaatggaTACAGTCAATATCAGCAGGGGTTGAACAATTAGTTGAATTACGTgacgagaaaaatattaattttgtggTCACTAGGTTTGTTGATGATGTTTACGGTATAGATATGGCTGAGTATATTGTTATGCAAATCGTTGCACATGAGAGACGACAAAAAGAAGAATATGAACGGTTAAAAAGTGCTGTTTGGCCCAATAATTCGATGTTTGTTGCTCGTAGATTAATTTCGCAAATGAATATCGGGATTATGGGTGTTGGCAACATAGGAAAAGttg ttgcaaaatcattaaaaaatttcggtgcAAAAATTTGGGGCTTGAAACGTACAGTTCCTACGATAAAAGAGCCTTACATTGATGAATACCGAACGACAAATTTGTTACCAGAATTTTTATCCAACTGTGattatattataaacataATGCCAGCAACTCCAGAAACTGATGGATTATTAAACGGCgacgttttaaaaaattgtaaagaaaataatacaatttttattaacgttGGTAGGGGaaatataattaaagaaaGCGACTTGGTGACAGCTCTTGAAAATAAATGGATAGCAGCAGCTATTTTAGATGTTTTTGAAGTTGAACCTTTACCGCCGACCAGTAAACTTTGGACAATGcctcaa gtgacAATAACACCACATAATGCGTGTACTGTAAGACCAGAGGGTATAgcaaaattgtttaaaaataattatgaaaaatatatcaaaggTGAACCATTACCaaatattttagattttaaacGCGGATATTGA